The window GTTGTGATCATTAATCCACCACCGACTAATCCACCACCGACTAATCCACCACCGACTAATCCACCACCGACTAATCCACCACCGACTAATCCACCACCGACTAATCCACCACCGACTAATCCACCACCGACTAATCCACCACCGACTAATCCACCACCAGTTGATGAAAATGTCACACCAGTAGAGGTCTCATCGACGTATTCAGTACTCTCAGATACAACGAATACGCGAATCACCTCTTCTTCAATCCCTAGCGGTTATTTATCGGCCATGGGAATTGCATCTACATCCGGTTCAACGATTTTTGACCACCCAAGTGGCTTGGCTTCCAATGGAGTTAATTTATTGTTGGCCGATCGTGGCAATAACCGGATATTAGTTTGGAACACGGCGCCAACCTCTTCTTCAACTGCGCCAGATTTCGTTTTGTGTCAATCCTCAACTACCACGACCGCAAGTGGCTCTAGCCTAAATCAATGCAACTGGCCGAGCGATTTGATTGTTACAAGCACTGGCAAATTACTTGTTGCAGACACTGACAATAATCGCGTCCTCGTATGGAATACATTGCCAACAACGAGCGGGCAGAGTGCTAGTTATGCCATGGACCTTGGTGCTGATGCATGGCCATGGGGTGTCTGGTCCAATGGAACAAAAGTCGTCGTGAGTGCGACTGGAAAATCTCAACTAAAAATCTGGAACACTTTTCCCTCAACTGGAACTGAAGCCTCAGATATAACAATGATTGGGAATACAACAAATTGTCTGGGTACTCCGCGCGGAGTAACGAGCAACGGAACGGCAATCATCGTTGGTGACCATAATGGCAAGTGCGGGGTTGAACATGTAGCACATGTATTTTCCTCGTGGCCAGCCTCTTCCAGCGCCGCGGTTTCCTACGATATTGTCCCATCGGATACAAATGGCGCGTGGCCCTCCGGCTCTTTTGATCCAGCGACAGGCAAAATGTATCTGCTTGCAACCTGGCTTGTTGAATATTCTGGTGCGCCCGCAACCCAACCCACTGCGACAAGAATTGCGAGTGGAACTCCATTTGATGGTGGAGATGGCGGAGATGTAGAGATTATTAATGGGTATACCTACGTATCTGAGTACAACGGTAATCGAATCGCAGTTTTCATGGGAATTCCAGGAGCGAGTGCGGCAGCGGATTTCTATCTTGGATCGACCGGTCCTAGTGGAGCTTCGAAGGTAGGAAATGGTGATTACGTGGGCCAGGCCATTGAAAATACTTTGCAGACAAATTATTTAATTACAAATCCACAAGTTGCAACCCTTGGCGGAGCGATGGCAATTAACAGCGACTTTGATCGCAAGATTTATGTTTGGAAATCAATCCCCGCCACCGACGGAGCTAAACCTGATTTAGTGTGGACAACACAAAACCAAAGAGCGAGTAATCCGCTCTTGGCGATGGATTTTCAACCCGACTCTTCTGCTGCAACAGTTGCAGCCGATGGCAATCCGCTTTACGCATTAGCAGGAGAGAAAACCTTTATCATCTGGCGCGGAATTCCTACAAAAACAACAGACCTACCGATACTAAATATCTCTAACTCAATAGGTAATGTGACTTTCGGTGGCGCGCTTCGAGTGGCAGCAGATAATAAGTATTTCTATATTCTAGATACTGACGCAAAGAAGATATTTGTATGGTCGGGTTATCCAACTGATAAAAATGACAGCCCTGATTTTTCAATCAATGCGACACTTAATCGAATTCGATCTGATGGCACGTGGCTAACTGGAACAAGCCTCTACTCGAACCCACATGTATCACTTTGGTCAGTTGCCTCACTCAGTCAAAACGCATCAACAAGTGGCACAGTAAGTGGTGTGGCAATGAATTTACCAAGTGATGCACTCGTTTCAAATGGAGCTCTTTTTGTTGCAGATACTTCTTTTCACCGAATACTTGTGTGGAATAGCCTGAGCTCGGCCTTGGCTGGCGGGTTACCTGATGCATATCTAGGCGCGACATCATCTTCCGATACGAGGGCGGCACAGTCAGCCACTGAAGTTCGCTGGCCAGCATCGCTTTGGGTAGCAAACGGCTATCTCTGGGTCGGTGAGCGTAAATTCGGGCACCGTGTTTTGCGCTATGCCTTATCGCCCTAATTGGGTTGAATTAGCTATTGATTGGGCAATTTGACCGTATGGGGCGCGCATCCGTACTCTTATCCTCTGCCCGCCGCCATTTGAGCGGGCTTAATTGAACTGGAGTAACACGTGTACGCAATCGTTAAAGCTGGTGGGCGCCAGGAGAAAGTCGCAGTTGGCGACACAGTAATCGTCGATCGTATGGCCGCTGCTGTTGGTGCAACCGTCTCATTTCCTGCCCTTCTCCTCGTCGATGGTGCAACTGTTACTACCGATGCCGCGGCCTTAGCTGCAGTGAAGGTAACTGGCGAAGTTCTTGAAGAGGTTAAGGGGCCAAAGATCGACATCTTGCGTTATAAGAACAAGACCGGTCACCGTCGTCGTCAAGGCTTTCGTGCCCAGCTCACACGCGTAAAAATTACCGCCATCAACGGCGCGAAGTAAGGGAGAGAGCGTAAATGGCAAGTAAGAAGGGTGTCTCCTCGACACGTAACGGTCGCGACTCAAATCCACAGTACCTTGGCATCAAGCGCTTTGGTGGCCAGGAAGTTAACGCAGGCGAGATTTTAGTTCGTCAGCGCGGAACACATTTTCACCCAGGCAAGAACGTAGGACGTGGTAAAGATGACACGCTCTTTGCTCTTGCAGCAGGCGCCGTTGAATTCGGTCGCGCTCGTGGACGTCGTGTAGTGAACGTGGTTCCGGCCGCTTAATTTAGGTTTCTCATAATAGAGCGAGCCGCGAATCGTGGCTCGCTTTTTTATTGCTGGTGATTAGGAAAAGTAATGAGTATCAATTAATAAGTAAAGATTGTGTAGAAACTATTAATGTGAAGGGAGTACATGAGATGACAACTTTCGTCGATCGTGTAACTCTCTATGCCATCGCTGGAAAAGGTGGCGATGGTTGTGTCTCTGTTAAGCGAGAAAAATTTAAACCACTGGGTGGACCAGATGGCGGAAATGGTGGACGAGGTGGAGATGTAGTTCTCGTCGTCGATCCATCGGTTACGACGCTTTTAGATTTTCACCATTCACCTCACCGCAAAGCAACTTCGGGTCATCAAGGATATGGTGATCGAAAAGATGGATATCAAGGCGAAGATTTAATTCTCCCAGTTCCAAACGGCACGGTAGTTTTCAATAGTAACGGCGAACAAATCGCAGATTTAATCGGTAACGGAACCGTATTTATTGCAGCCCAAGGTGGACATGGTGGTCTTGGAAACTTGGCCCTTGCATCTTCCAAACGTCGAGCACCTGGCTTCGCACTTCTCGGTGAACCAGGTGAAGAGCGCACACTTTCCCTAGAACTTAAATCCGTAGCCGATATTGCACTCGTGGGTTATCCAAGTGCCGGCAAATCCTCTTTAATTGCCGCGATTTCTGCGGCACGTCCAAAGATTGCCGACTATCCATTTACAACCCTTGTTCCAAACTTAGGCGTTGTCCAAGCTGGTGAGACACGTTTTACTGTCGCCGATGTTCCAGGTTTGATTCCGGGGGCTAGCCAAGGCAAGGGTTTAGGTCTTGAATTTCTACGCCATGTCGAGCGCTGTGTTGCTTTAGTTCATGTGCTTGACTGTGGAACGCTAGAGACAGATCGCAACCCAGTTCATGATCTTGAGATTATTGAAAATGAACTTGCACTTTATGGTGGCCTTGAAGATCGAGTGCGAATCATTGCGCTAAATAAAATAGATTTACCTGATGGCCAGGCGATGGCTGACATGGTGGCAGATGAACTTCGCGAAAAAGGTTATGAGGTTTATCCTGTATCGGCGGCCTCACGCGCTGGCTTGCAAGATCTCACCTATGCAATGGCGCGTTTGATTCAAAAGGATCGCGCCGCTGCAGTCGTCGAAGTACGTACTCGAATCGTTTTGCGACCAGTTGCAGTTGATGACTCTGGTTTTGCAGTTAAGGCAAATGCCGATGGTTCATTTACTGTTCGGGGTAAGAAAGTGGAGCGATGGGTACGTCAAACTAACTTTAAAAATGCCGAGGCCATTGGCTACTTAGCTGATCGCTTAGCTCAATTAGGCGTTGAAAAAGAGCTCTTCAAAAAAGGCGCGGTCGCCGGAAGCGAAGTCCGAATCGGTGATGGAGCTACCGAAGTTGTATTTGATTGGGAGCCAACCATTGAGGCCGGGGCCGAGCAGTTAGCTGGCCATTTACATCGCCGCGGCGAAGATTCGCGTCTTGAATCGACATGGGCGCAAAACGAGCGGGTAGAAGTTGAAGATGTCTTAAGCGATGATGAAATCGCCAAGCAGTGGGAGTACAAGGTAACCGACCCTCATACGCCTAAACTTTCACCACTCATCGCTGATGAAACAGCAGAAGTTGGAGATGCCAAGTGAGCAGAGCGCAGATTACCTCTGCAAAACGCATTGTCATCAAGATCGGCTCATCCTCTCTCACTGGTAAGGCCGGATCCCAGTTAGATTCAGCGGCACTTGAAAAACTCGCTGACGTCGTCGCTGTATGTAAAGCGCGTGGTGCAGATGTTGTTATCGTCTCATCCGGTGCGATTGCCGCAGGACTTGCCCCACTTGGTCTGACATCGCGCCCTAAAGATTTGGCTACCGCCCAAGCTGCAGCCTCGGTGGGTCAAGGTTTATTGATCGCTCACTACACGCAAAGTTTTGCCAAACATTCAATTACTGCCTCACAAGTATTAATTACTACCGAAGATGTTGTGCGCCGTTCACATTATCAAAATGCTCAGCGTACCTTGTATCGCCTGCTTCAACTCGGCGTTGTACCAGTGATTAATGAAAATGACTCGGTCGGAACCCAAGAGATACGTTTCGGTGACAATGATCGCTTAGCCGCACTCGTTGCACTCCTTGTTGGTGCAGACTTATTAGTCCTTGTCTCAGATATCGATGCTTTATATGACGCGCCTCCGACTCAGCCAGGTGCTAAAGCAATCCATGAAGTTGTAGATATCTCCGATATCGAAAATGTCGTTCTCGGCGGTGCTGGCACTGCCGGAGTAGGTAGTGGAGGAATGATCACTAAGGTTGAAGCGGCTCGAATCGCCACTAACGCTGGAATCCCAATGCTTTTAACTTCATTGGCCGATGTTGATAAATCTATGAATGGCGCAGAGTTCGGAACGTATTTTCATGCTCATACAAGCAAAACTACTTCACGCTTATTGTGGTTAGCTCATGCAACAACAACCCAAGGAAAACTCGTTCTAGATGCAGGGGCAGTTACAGCAATTTTGGAGCGCGGAACTTCGCTCTTGCCTGCAGGTGTTACGGCAGTTCATGGAGATTTCATTGCAGGAGATGCAGTTGAATTAGTTGGACCAGATGGGACAGTAATCGCGCGCGGATTAGTGGCATTTGATAGTGAAGAGATTCCAGTGATGCTGGGTCGATCGACTAAAGAGTTAGCCCAAGCACTAGGTCCAGAGTATGAGCGTGAATTAGTGCACCGAGACGATTTAGTCTTACTTTAAATATGGGCTGCCACTCTTAATTTGGATTCCTTAGAAGTAGAGAACTCATTAGAATTTTAGAGCATCCAAGATTGCTCTGAGGAGTGGCAATGGAAAGTAACTCTGCCCACACACGTTCTGTCTTCACTATTGTTTTAATTCTGGCCGGCTTTAGCGGAATGAATTTTACGAACGCTGCACAAGTCAAATACACGGTGCCTTCAGCACCGACCAATGTCTCTGTGACTGCCGGTCTAAATAGTGCAACTTTGAGATGGAAAGCACCTTCAAATAATGGAGGTAAGAAAATCACTTCGTATAGAGTCACATACAACCCAGGTAAGAATATTTATCTTTGCAAAAAATCTGCCACAAGCTGTCAAGTTCCAATTGCAAACCCAAACAAGCCAAGTGCTAAGCCAGCACCTGTTTGGTTCTATTTTACAGTAGCTGCCGTCAACTCAATTGGAACTGGTTCAGAATCTATAGTTGGAAATGCTCGCGTGCTTATTCGTTTTCGTGCCACGAAGACCATCCCGTGGACTGTGCCAGACTCAACTTTGATGCCCACCCCTACGCCAACATCCAGCGCTTCACCATCACCTACAACGCAGGTTTCAACCCCTCCACTGCAGACAGGTATAAAGAATTTTGATGGAAAATATAGAGGCACCGCAGTCGTTTCCGTTACTCAAAATGAGCAAGTAATCTCATTTCTCTCCTCAACCATCGACACCGTAGACACTGTATTGAATGGTGACATCACTGGGAGAGCTGGAATATGGAAAATTAATGGAATAGTCACTGATGCACTAGGTATTGCAACAATTACGGCATCTAACTCTTTATTTGGAAGTATCTCTTTTACGCTAACTTTTGTCACTGATCCAATAACCAAAGTAGCTAAGGGTTCTGGTCAAGGAATCAGTACCGTTGATTACCCCGGTTTGGGTAGCATAAAAATAAGTTTTACCTTCAATATTTCAAGCGGTGCTTAATACGGTAGAACTGTGCACTTTACTTATTTGAAATTAGGGCCAAAACAGGCGCTACACGCTCACTTCGCCCATCTGAGCTCGTTGGCTCATCACTGAGTTTTACGATGACAGTTTTATTGGCAGGATCCATCCAGACAAATTGACCATGTAGCCCCAACATTAAGTTAATACCGGGATATGGATGCCAGACTTGGGCACCATATCCCCAGCCATAATCAAGAGTTACTGTGGGGGTAGAAATTCTGTTTCGCCAAGTGCTACTAATGATGCTTGATGTGGGTTTTATTAACTCAACTCCGACCAGAGCATAATCTCGAGCCGTGGCATTGAAACAACAGAAAGCTTTTTCAGTTCCTCCAATTCGATCAACGTTCCATGTTGCGATTTCTCTAGCTCCAACTTTTTGCCAGATACTTTCGCTGAAATAGTCGACCAAACTTCGGCCCGTAACTTTTTTAATTATCATTCCCAGCATCAGCGTATCAACTGAGCGATACTCAGCAAAGGTGCCAGGCTCTTCCTTCATCATTCGGTTGTGCATCAAAAACCAGTCAACATCGGTGGATGCATACATTTGAGCAATAGCAACGCCCCATCCGCTTGGACCAGTGGGATAGTTATCGGAAACTCCAACACCGGCCTTCATATCAAGTAAATCTTTGATGGTGACGTTATCAAAAGAAGTACCGGCCTTGAACTGAGGCAAAACGCCAACAAAAGTGTCGCTCTCTTTAATTGATCCCTCATCAATTAACTTTCCAATCATCAGCGAGGTCATTGTTTTGGCTACTGAATATGAAGGAAGTCGAGTTTGCGCACTCATCCCATTCAAATACTTTTCATAGGTTAAAACACCATCACGAATGACTAAGAAAGCATTTGTGTGCGTTGATTCCAAGAACTCATCAAAAGTTATTTGTGAACCTTCAAAATCTACGGTTGCCGGCATATCTTCAGTTCCCGTGCTCCAGTTCGCAGGTACATCTGCCGCCTTGATCGTATGTGCCGGCATTAAATCCGGCGTCTTAGATGCAGGTGCTAGACCTAACTTTATGGCGGCAATCGGCTCGGGATATCTAATCGCCTTTGTTAAACCGAAAAGAGCAACATAAATAACCAAGATAACAATGAAGGACCTGCGAATAAATCTAAGCACGCCCATGAGCCTAATCCCGATAGGCTTGCCCGCATGGATGCCACAGCGCTAATTTCCAAACTCGCTGGATCTGCGCGCACCGCCGCACGTACCTTGAACGTTGCCTCGGGGGCAGAGCGAAGTGCCGCCTTACTCTCTATCGCCGAGGCAATTGATCTCCGCAATTCTGAAATTCTCGCCGCCAATGAAAAAGATATGGCACGGGGCCGTGCAACTGGATTAAATCCCTCCCTCTTAGATCGCTTGTTATTGACTCCAGCTCGAATTGCTGGAATTGCCGAGGGTGCACGCCAAGTCGCGGCTCTTGAAGATCCACTCGGTAAAACTCTTCGCCAATCAGTACTTGCTAATGGAATTGAGCTTCAACAAATTACTGTTCCATTTGGTGTGATCGGAATGGTCTATGAAGCGCGCCCGAACGTCACTGTAGATGCGGCAGTTATTTTGCTCATGTCTGGAAATGCGGCACTGCTACGCGGATCATCAAACGCCGCTGAAAGCAACCAAATTCTCGTCACTGTAATGCGCGATGCATTAGCGACAACCTCTATCTCACCCGATGTAGTGCAATTAGTACCTTCCGATGATCGCGACACCGTAAAGGCACTACTGCATGCCCGAGGAAAAGTTGACCTTGTTATTCCACGTGGCAGTGCATCGCTCATTCGAATGGTGGTCGACGAATCTACAGTTCCCACAATTGAAACTGGTGCAGGTGTTTGCCATGTATTTATAGATGAGTTTGCCGATCTTTCTATCGCGCTGCCAATTATTATTAACTCGAAAGTACAGCGCCCTAGTGTGTGTAATGCGGCAGAGACGCTTTTAGTTCATAAAAATATTGCACAAGAGTTTTTACCTGTTGCTATGGCCGCTCTCAATGAGGCCGGCGTAATTTTGCATTGTGATGCTCGCTCCCTAGCTTTGGCGAATTCAATTCCAGCCAGTTTGGCCACTGAAGAAAACTGGTCAACTGAGTATGGGAGCCTTGAAATGAATGTGGCGATTGTGGATTCAGTTGATGCCGCAAGTGATCACATCGCTAAATACGGTACCCAACATACCGAGGCGATAGTGACTGAAAATAAAGCTAATGCTGCGCGTTTTATAGCACTAAGCGATTGCGCTGCGGTAATGGTAAATACCTCGACTCGATTTACCGATGGTGAGCAGATGGGCTTTGGCGCTGAAATTGGGATATCAAATCAAAAACTCCATGCCCGCGGTCCTATGGGATTAGAAGCTATGACTACCACCACCTGGATCGTCACCGGCAATGGTCAAATTCGCAGTTAACCTGCAAATTAATTAGACTCCACACCTATGAGCAGCCTCTCACGCGATGATGTCGCAAACCTTGCACGCCTTGCACGCATCGAAATGAGCGAAGAAGAACTCATCAACTTAACGAACGAGTTTACGGTTATTTTGGACGCAGTTGCTAGAGTGCAAGAGGTAGCCAGCGCTGATGTGGAGCCAACTTCTCATCCTTTGCCACTTCGAAATGTTTTTCGCCCCGATGGTGTTGTGACATCTCTGACTCCAGAAGCAGCATTGTCGGGTGCACCTGCACAAGAGGATTCACGTTTTCGCGTGCCACAGATTTTGGGTGAAGAAGCATGATCCATTTAACCGCCGCCCAGATGGCCTCAAAACTTATCGCTGGTGAAACCACCTCAGTTGAATTAACGCAGGCGCATCTACATCGCATCGCCGAAGTTGATTCCGATGTGCATGCCTTTCTCTTTGTTGATTCAGTGGGCGCGCTCGAACAGGCTGCTGCAGTTGATGATAAGCGTTCAGCCGGTGAAAAACTGGCGCCTTTAGCCGGAGTTCCACTTGCTCTTAAAGATGTCATGGTGCAAAAGGGCATACCAACTACTGCAGGGTCAAAGATTCTTGAAGGCTGGCGTCCACCGTATGACTCAACCGTTGTTACAAACTTAAAAAATAATGGAATTATTATTTTAGGTAAGACAAATATGGATGAGTTTGCAATGGGCTCATCAACTGAAAACTCAGCTTATGGCCCAACCCACAACCCTTGGGATTTAACACGAATCCCTGGCGGCTCTGGCGGTGGATCGTCAGCGGCT is drawn from Candidatus Planktophila sp. and contains these coding sequences:
- the rplU gene encoding 50S ribosomal protein L21; the encoded protein is MYAIVKAGGRQEKVAVGDTVIVDRMAAAVGATVSFPALLLVDGATVTTDAAALAAVKVTGEVLEEVKGPKIDILRYKNKTGHRRRQGFRAQLTRVKITAINGAK
- the rpmA gene encoding 50S ribosomal protein L27, giving the protein MASKKGVSSTRNGRDSNPQYLGIKRFGGQEVNAGEILVRQRGTHFHPGKNVGRGKDDTLFALAAGAVEFGRARGRRVVNVVPAA
- the obgE gene encoding GTPase ObgE gives rise to the protein MTTFVDRVTLYAIAGKGGDGCVSVKREKFKPLGGPDGGNGGRGGDVVLVVDPSVTTLLDFHHSPHRKATSGHQGYGDRKDGYQGEDLILPVPNGTVVFNSNGEQIADLIGNGTVFIAAQGGHGGLGNLALASSKRRAPGFALLGEPGEERTLSLELKSVADIALVGYPSAGKSSLIAAISAARPKIADYPFTTLVPNLGVVQAGETRFTVADVPGLIPGASQGKGLGLEFLRHVERCVALVHVLDCGTLETDRNPVHDLEIIENELALYGGLEDRVRIIALNKIDLPDGQAMADMVADELREKGYEVYPVSAASRAGLQDLTYAMARLIQKDRAAAVVEVRTRIVLRPVAVDDSGFAVKANADGSFTVRGKKVERWVRQTNFKNAEAIGYLADRLAQLGVEKELFKKGAVAGSEVRIGDGATEVVFDWEPTIEAGAEQLAGHLHRRGEDSRLESTWAQNERVEVEDVLSDDEIAKQWEYKVTDPHTPKLSPLIADETAEVGDAK
- the proB gene encoding glutamate 5-kinase, with amino-acid sequence MSRAQITSAKRIVIKIGSSSLTGKAGSQLDSAALEKLADVVAVCKARGADVVIVSSGAIAAGLAPLGLTSRPKDLATAQAAASVGQGLLIAHYTQSFAKHSITASQVLITTEDVVRRSHYQNAQRTLYRLLQLGVVPVINENDSVGTQEIRFGDNDRLAALVALLVGADLLVLVSDIDALYDAPPTQPGAKAIHEVVDISDIENVVLGGAGTAGVGSGGMITKVEAARIATNAGIPMLLTSLADVDKSMNGAEFGTYFHAHTSKTTSRLLWLAHATTTQGKLVLDAGAVTAILERGTSLLPAGVTAVHGDFIAGDAVELVGPDGTVIARGLVAFDSEEIPVMLGRSTKELAQALGPEYERELVHRDDLVLL
- a CDS encoding fibronectin type III domain-containing protein; its protein translation is MESNSAHTRSVFTIVLILAGFSGMNFTNAAQVKYTVPSAPTNVSVTAGLNSATLRWKAPSNNGGKKITSYRVTYNPGKNIYLCKKSATSCQVPIANPNKPSAKPAPVWFYFTVAAVNSIGTGSESIVGNARVLIRFRATKTIPWTVPDSTLMPTPTPTSSASPSPTTQVSTPPLQTGIKNFDGKYRGTAVVSVTQNEQVISFLSSTIDTVDTVLNGDITGRAGIWKINGIVTDALGIATITASNSLFGSISFTLTFVTDPITKVAKGSGQGISTVDYPGLGSIKISFTFNISSGA
- a CDS encoding serine hydrolase codes for the protein MLRFIRRSFIVILVIYVALFGLTKAIRYPEPIAAIKLGLAPASKTPDLMPAHTIKAADVPANWSTGTEDMPATVDFEGSQITFDEFLESTHTNAFLVIRDGVLTYEKYLNGMSAQTRLPSYSVAKTMTSLMIGKLIDEGSIKESDTFVGVLPQFKAGTSFDNVTIKDLLDMKAGVGVSDNYPTGPSGWGVAIAQMYASTDVDWFLMHNRMMKEEPGTFAEYRSVDTLMLGMIIKKVTGRSLVDYFSESIWQKVGAREIATWNVDRIGGTEKAFCCFNATARDYALVGVELIKPTSSIISSTWRNRISTPTVTLDYGWGYGAQVWHPYPGINLMLGLHGQFVWMDPANKTVIVKLSDEPTSSDGRSERVAPVLALISNK
- a CDS encoding glutamate-5-semialdehyde dehydrogenase, with protein sequence MDATALISKLAGSARTAARTLNVASGAERSAALLSIAEAIDLRNSEILAANEKDMARGRATGLNPSLLDRLLLTPARIAGIAEGARQVAALEDPLGKTLRQSVLANGIELQQITVPFGVIGMVYEARPNVTVDAAVILLMSGNAALLRGSSNAAESNQILVTVMRDALATTSISPDVVQLVPSDDRDTVKALLHARGKVDLVIPRGSASLIRMVVDESTVPTIETGAGVCHVFIDEFADLSIALPIIINSKVQRPSVCNAAETLLVHKNIAQEFLPVAMAALNEAGVILHCDARSLALANSIPASLATEENWSTEYGSLEMNVAIVDSVDAASDHIAKYGTQHTEAIVTENKANAARFIALSDCAAVMVNTSTRFTDGEQMGFGAEIGISNQKLHARGPMGLEAMTTTTWIVTGNGQIRS
- the gatC gene encoding Asp-tRNA(Asn)/Glu-tRNA(Gln) amidotransferase subunit GatC — protein: MSSLSRDDVANLARLARIEMSEEELINLTNEFTVILDAVARVQEVASADVEPTSHPLPLRNVFRPDGVVTSLTPEAALSGAPAQEDSRFRVPQILGEEA